In a single window of the Deltaproteobacteria bacterium genome:
- a CDS encoding YafY family transcriptional regulator, giving the protein MGKKLAYERYYWFHGQIKGCRYPNARKLAESFEVSEKQAQRDIEFIRDRLGAPLVYHSQEKGYIYEDPHFELPPVWLKEEELFALCLALRFTAVMPDRRLKDSLDKAFEKFLAFRFVNPPPGLDEVRKKVSIKNVVYSKVDENIFHPVLYALFQEETLKINYFSPHKNESTERVIRPLHLFCYLGNWHLIAFCRLKKALRDFALSRVRTIEKVVPELPLPEYLPPIKEYLDRNFGVMSGKESMEVCLRFSPQVANWVSEQIWHNDQKVYYTSDGSLCLQFPVANFKEVRREILKYGAGVEVLFPLELREEVKREIGKMAQVYL; this is encoded by the coding sequence ATGGGCAAGAAACTCGCTTATGAAAGATACTACTGGTTTCATGGTCAAATTAAGGGGTGCCGATATCCCAACGCCCGGAAATTGGCTGAGAGTTTTGAAGTCTCCGAAAAGCAGGCCCAGAGAGACATCGAATTCATTCGAGACCGATTGGGGGCACCTCTTGTCTATCATTCCCAGGAAAAAGGTTATATCTACGAAGACCCGCACTTTGAGCTTCCTCCTGTATGGCTTAAGGAAGAAGAACTTTTTGCTCTTTGCCTGGCCTTGAGATTTACCGCTGTAATGCCCGATCGCCGTCTCAAAGACTCCCTGGATAAGGCCTTTGAAAAATTCCTTGCTTTCCGTTTCGTCAATCCACCCCCAGGTCTGGATGAAGTCCGGAAAAAGGTGTCCATAAAAAATGTCGTTTATTCCAAGGTAGATGAAAACATCTTCCATCCCGTCCTTTATGCCCTTTTCCAGGAGGAAACCCTCAAAATAAATTATTTCTCTCCCCATAAGAACGAGTCGACCGAAAGGGTCATCCGTCCTCTGCATCTTTTCTGTTATTTAGGAAATTGGCACCTTATCGCCTTCTGCCGACTTAAGAAAGCGCTTCGAGACTTCGCCCTGTCCCGGGTTCGAACCATTGAAAAAGTTGTCCCGGAACTCCCGCTTCCAGAATATCTTCCACCTATAAAGGAATATTTGGACAGGAATTTCGGGGTCATGAGCGGCAAGGAATCGATGGAGGTATGTCTTCGTTTCAGCCCCCAGGTTGCCAATTGGGTCTCCGAACAGATTTGGCATAATGACCAAAAGGTTTATTATACATCGGATGGAAGCCTTTGTTTGCAATTCCCGGTAGCCAATTTCAAGGAGGTCCGACGAGAAATTCTGAAATACG
- a CDS encoding helix-turn-helix domain-containing protein produces MKRKTDFDRYLEEQLKDEDFADRFKKAGQAWDVALQLASLRKKSGLSQKELAEKVGTSQQQISRLESPSYEGHSLSMLRRVTEILGAKIRVEIQYKEGPEQFSVAEKKADYGVKKKSRL; encoded by the coding sequence ATGAAAAGAAAAACCGATTTTGATCGATACCTTGAAGAACAATTAAAGGATGAGGATTTTGCTGACCGCTTCAAAAAGGCTGGCCAGGCCTGGGATGTAGCCTTGCAATTGGCCTCCCTGAGAAAAAAATCCGGCCTGTCCCAAAAAGAACTGGCTGAAAAAGTAGGCACTTCGCAACAACAAATCAGCCGACTGGAGTCACCTTCCTATGAAGGACATTCTTTAAGCATGCTGCGCCGGGTGACGGAAATATTGGGAGCCAAAATCAGGGTGGAGATTCAGTACAAGGAAGGTCCGGAACAATTTTCAGTTGCCGAAAAAAAGGCCGATTATGGGGTTAAGAAAAAAAGTCGACTTTAA
- a CDS encoding long-chain fatty acid--CoA ligase — protein sequence MQKEHPWHQHYDYNVPTTIRYPRLPVHDLLQLPANAFPDKAAFNFYGTEMTFYELRNYVLRMANALGALGISKGDRVGLHLPNCPQYPIAYYAALSLGAIVVNLNPMYTPDELKALAAKTGITTLVTFDMVLPHIKALCQTVSIPRVIVTRVTDFINGFGQSTPKDLDLEEGWHHFSLLIENCSSTKRPKVQVNPEDPALIQFTGGTTGLPKGAILTHANVIAATLQCSLWGTPTMSLTPPEKRIFLAILPYFHVYGNIVVMNNALLNCATQILVPRFQIDELVDLLAKFEKITFFPTVPTLITALINHPRASELQLDKKLGLLNSGGAPMPVELIEQVKDMGIYFGEGWGMSETTSLGTSSPILGLKKTGSIGIPFPDTDLRLVDLAEGKEEVPQGQPGEIIIKSPLIMKGYWEEPEETAGQLKDGWLYTGDIAVRDEDGYLFIVDRKKDMIIAGGFNIYPREIDEVLFQHPKVQDAVSVGIPDQYRGETVKACIVLKTGETASEEEIITFCREKLAAYKVPKKVEFRDSLPKSAVGKVLRKILRDEEEAKRKKS from the coding sequence ATGCAAAAGGAACACCCCTGGCACCAACATTATGATTACAATGTACCCACTACGATCCGTTACCCCCGTTTGCCGGTCCATGATTTACTGCAACTGCCGGCCAATGCCTTTCCGGACAAAGCCGCTTTCAATTTTTACGGCACCGAAATGACCTTCTATGAGCTGCGGAACTATGTCCTGCGCATGGCCAATGCCCTGGGGGCCTTGGGGATCTCCAAAGGCGACCGGGTAGGATTACATTTGCCGAACTGCCCCCAATATCCCATAGCCTATTATGCCGCCTTGTCTCTGGGGGCGATTGTCGTCAATCTGAACCCTATGTATACCCCGGATGAATTAAAGGCCCTGGCGGCCAAAACCGGGATCACCACCCTGGTTACTTTTGACATGGTCCTTCCCCATATCAAGGCCCTTTGCCAGACCGTCTCCATCCCCCGGGTTATTGTGACCAGGGTAACCGATTTTATCAATGGGTTTGGTCAAAGCACCCCGAAAGATCTGGATCTGGAGGAAGGCTGGCACCATTTTTCGCTTTTGATTGAAAACTGTTCCAGCACCAAGCGCCCGAAAGTGCAGGTGAATCCGGAAGACCCGGCCCTGATCCAGTTTACCGGCGGGACCACCGGCCTGCCCAAGGGGGCGATCCTGACCCATGCCAACGTCATAGCGGCCACCCTGCAGTGTTCTCTCTGGGGGACTCCGACCATGAGCCTCACTCCCCCGGAAAAGAGGATATTTCTGGCCATACTCCCCTATTTTCATGTCTACGGCAATATCGTGGTCATGAATAACGCCCTCCTGAATTGCGCTACCCAGATTCTGGTCCCCCGTTTTCAAATCGATGAACTGGTGGACCTGTTGGCCAAATTCGAAAAAATTACCTTCTTTCCCACAGTGCCGACCCTGATCACCGCCCTGATCAATCATCCCAGGGCCTCGGAACTCCAGTTGGACAAAAAGCTCGGTTTACTTAATTCCGGCGGTGCGCCCATGCCGGTGGAACTCATCGAGCAGGTTAAAGATATGGGGATTTATTTCGGGGAAGGCTGGGGCATGAGCGAAACCACTTCCCTGGGTACCTCCAGCCCTATCCTGGGTCTGAAAAAGACCGGCAGTATCGGTATCCCCTTTCCGGATACGGATCTGCGGTTGGTGGATCTGGCGGAAGGGAAAGAAGAAGTCCCTCAAGGGCAGCCCGGGGAGATTATTATCAAGAGTCCTCTGATCATGAAGGGCTATTGGGAAGAACCGGAGGAAACAGCCGGTCAATTGAAGGACGGCTGGCTCTATACCGGCGATATCGCCGTCAGGGACGAAGACGGCTATCTCTTTATTGTCGACCGTAAAAAAGACATGATCATCGCCGGCGGTTTTAATATCTATCCCCGGGAGATCGATGAAGTGCTCTTCCAGCATCCCAAGGTCCAGGACGCCGTTTCCGTAGGAATTCCCGACCAGTACCGCGGGGAAACCGTTAAGGCCTGCATCGTCTTAAAGACCGGAGAGACCGCCAGCGAGGAGGAAATCATTACCTTTTGCCGGGAAAAGCTGGCCGCTTATAAAGTACCCAAGAAGGTTGAATTCAGAGATTCCCTGCCCAAATCAGCCGTCGGCAAGGTCCTGCGAAAAATCTTGCGGGACGAGGAAGAGGCCAAAAGAAAAAAATCCTGA
- a CDS encoding outer membrane protein assembly factor BamD — MKKTSPALFSWYYLIFFLVGGGLFLLNGCGLFKSEASKELERTADSLIMEGMDAYQRNRYDKAIEAFQKIKDRFPYNQYAIVAEIKLADSYFLNKDYDLAVAAYKEFEKLHPANEIIPYVIFQQALCYFKQMPTIDRDQSYASQAVQEFERLIKGFPKSEYVSQAQTNLISARKNLVAHEYYIGEFYFKGKKYEAALGRFEGILRKFPDTPHPPKMDEYIRICQAKMDQNPPQKAKTP, encoded by the coding sequence ATGAAAAAGACTTCCCCGGCATTATTTTCGTGGTATTACCTGATTTTTTTCTTAGTTGGGGGGGGCCTTTTCCTCTTAAATGGCTGCGGGCTTTTTAAAAGCGAAGCTTCCAAAGAGTTGGAACGGACCGCGGATTCCCTGATTATGGAGGGCATGGATGCCTATCAGCGCAATCGATACGACAAGGCCATAGAAGCCTTCCAAAAAATCAAGGATCGCTTCCCTTACAATCAATATGCCATCGTGGCCGAGATCAAATTAGCCGATAGTTATTTTTTAAATAAAGATTATGACCTGGCTGTTGCGGCCTACAAAGAATTCGAAAAACTGCATCCGGCCAATGAAATCATTCCTTATGTCATCTTTCAACAGGCCCTGTGTTATTTTAAACAGATGCCGACCATCGACCGGGATCAGAGTTATGCCTCCCAGGCCGTCCAGGAATTCGAACGCCTGATTAAGGGCTTCCCCAAGAGCGAATATGTCTCTCAAGCCCAAACCAATCTGATCAGCGCCAGGAAAAATTTAGTCGCTCACGAATATTATATCGGAGAATTTTATTTTAAAGGGAAAAAATACGAAGCGGCTCTGGGTAGATTTGAAGGCATCCTCCGTAAATTCCCGGACACCCCCCACCCTCCCAAGATGGATGAGTACATCCGTATCTGCCAGGCCAAAATGGACCAAAATCCGCCGCAAAAAGCTAAAACGCCATAA
- the trxB gene encoding thioredoxin-disulfide reductase: MENSIYDLIIVGGGPAGLTAGLYARRSRLKTILIERLIPGGQVLSTDWVDNYPGFPEGISGFDLVERMRKQAERFELPVINDEIISLSLQGPEKIIQGTQGTYKARALIIASGAAYKKLGVPGENLFGGKGVSYCATCDGPFYRDEEIAVVGGGDTAVQEALFLTRFAKKLYLIHRRDQLRACRILQEKALNEPIIQPVWNAEVESIQGTGQVEEVRIKMVDGSPARTIAVKGLFIFVGIQPNTGWLKETLALDPQGFIKTNERLATSIRGIFAAGDVRRKLLRQISTAVGDGATAVMAVERYLETL, encoded by the coding sequence GTGGAAAATTCCATCTACGATCTGATCATAGTGGGGGGAGGTCCTGCCGGGTTAACCGCCGGTCTGTATGCCCGGCGTTCACGGCTGAAGACCATTCTCATTGAAAGGCTGATACCGGGGGGCCAGGTTTTATCTACCGACTGGGTAGATAATTATCCGGGGTTTCCTGAAGGGATATCCGGTTTTGACCTGGTCGAAAGGATGCGCAAACAAGCCGAACGATTCGAACTGCCGGTTATCAATGATGAAATCATCTCCCTGTCGCTCCAGGGTCCTGAAAAAATAATCCAGGGCACTCAGGGGACCTATAAGGCCAGGGCCTTGATCATCGCCAGTGGGGCGGCTTATAAAAAATTGGGCGTTCCAGGAGAAAACCTCTTTGGCGGCAAAGGGGTCTCTTACTGCGCCACCTGTGACGGCCCTTTTTACAGGGATGAAGAGATCGCCGTGGTCGGTGGCGGAGACACTGCCGTTCAGGAGGCCCTTTTTTTAACCCGTTTTGCCAAAAAGTTATACCTGATCCATCGCAGGGATCAACTTCGGGCCTGCCGGATCCTACAGGAAAAAGCCCTGAATGAACCGATTATCCAGCCTGTTTGGAATGCCGAGGTGGAATCCATCCAGGGAACCGGCCAGGTGGAAGAGGTCCGGATCAAAATGGTAGACGGTTCACCGGCCCGGACCATCGCGGTCAAGGGGTTATTCATTTTTGTCGGTATCCAGCCCAACACGGGTTGGTTGAAAGAGACTTTAGCCTTGGACCCTCAAGGATTTATCAAAACCAATGAACGACTGGCCACTTCCATCCGGGGGATATTTGCCGCTGGAGATGTCCGTCGAAAACTATTAAGACAAATCTCCACGGCTGTTGGAGATGGTGCCACTGCGGTTATGGCCGTCGAGAGGTACCTGGAGACCCTATGA
- the trxA gene encoding thioredoxin — protein sequence MAEKNITEVTDENFQKEILEASTPALVDFWAAWCGPCRAIAPAVEELASQFQGQLKVGKLNVDENPKIPGQYGIRAIPTLILFKNGAVAEQITGAVSKTTLETAIKKTL from the coding sequence ATGGCTGAAAAAAATATCACCGAAGTAACCGACGAGAATTTTCAAAAAGAAATATTGGAAGCTTCCACTCCGGCATTGGTTGACTTCTGGGCTGCCTGGTGCGGCCCCTGCCGGGCGATTGCCCCGGCAGTGGAGGAGCTGGCCTCTCAGTTTCAAGGACAACTTAAAGTAGGCAAATTAAATGTCGATGAAAACCCCAAAATACCGGGACAATATGGGATACGCGCCATCCCCACCCTGATCTTATTTAAAAACGGGGCCGTGGCCGAACAGATAACCGGAGCGGTTTCCAAAACCACCTTAGAAACCGCTATTAAAAAGACCCTGTAA
- the alaC gene encoding alanine transaminase, which translates to MEEFRRMNRLPPYVFATVNALKMELRRQGEDIIDLGMGNPDLATPKHIVDKLREAALKSHNHRYSASRGITRLRTAICDWYKRRYQVELDPESEAIVTIGAKEGISHLVLATTSPGDVVFAPDPTYPIHPFSVIIAGGDLRSIPLSHDRDFFEDLLAATRQTWPSPKMLIISFPHNPTTMVVDLNFFKKIVDFAKEHHMMVIHDFAYADLVFDGYKAPSFMQVPGAKDVGVELFSLSKSYSMAGWRMGFAVGNPDLIHALTRIKSYLDYGVFQPIQIASIIALNGPQECVQEIVGTYKERRDTLIRGLNRIGWKMEKPKGTMFVWSKIPEPFRKMGSVEFSKYLIREGKVAVSPGRGFGEYGDEYVRFALVENSHRIKQAIRGIKKALNKG; encoded by the coding sequence ATGGAAGAATTCAGACGTATGAACCGCCTGCCCCCCTATGTTTTTGCTACCGTCAATGCTTTAAAGATGGAGCTCAGGCGGCAGGGTGAAGATATTATCGACCTTGGAATGGGGAATCCTGACCTGGCCACCCCGAAACATATCGTGGATAAGCTCAGAGAAGCGGCCCTTAAATCGCATAACCATCGTTATTCGGCTTCCAGGGGGATCACCCGGTTGAGAACGGCCATCTGCGATTGGTATAAAAGGCGTTACCAGGTGGAACTGGACCCGGAGTCCGAAGCTATTGTCACCATCGGGGCCAAGGAAGGGATATCCCATCTGGTTTTGGCCACGACCAGCCCGGGGGATGTGGTTTTTGCCCCTGATCCCACCTACCCGATCCACCCCTTTTCGGTTATTATTGCCGGAGGGGATTTAAGGAGCATCCCTTTAAGCCATGATCGGGATTTTTTTGAGGATCTTTTGGCGGCCACCAGGCAGACCTGGCCGAGCCCCAAAATGTTGATCATTTCCTTTCCCCACAATCCGACCACCATGGTGGTGGACCTTAATTTTTTTAAGAAGATTGTGGACTTTGCAAAAGAACACCACATGATGGTCATTCATGACTTTGCCTATGCCGATCTGGTATTTGACGGCTACAAGGCCCCCAGTTTTATGCAGGTTCCCGGAGCCAAGGATGTCGGGGTGGAGCTTTTTTCTTTATCAAAAAGTTACAGCATGGCCGGCTGGCGGATGGGGTTTGCTGTAGGAAACCCCGATTTGATCCATGCCCTGACCCGGATAAAAAGCTATCTGGACTACGGGGTTTTTCAGCCAATCCAGATTGCCTCCATCATTGCCTTAAACGGGCCCCAGGAGTGCGTCCAGGAGATCGTGGGCACCTACAAGGAAAGAAGAGATACCCTGATTCGAGGGTTGAACCGGATCGGCTGGAAAATGGAAAAACCCAAAGGGACCATGTTCGTCTGGTCCAAGATCCCGGAGCCCTTCAGAAAAATGGGTTCGGTGGAATTTTCTAAATATCTTATCCGAGAGGGAAAGGTAGCGGTATCTCCGGGACGGGGTTTCGGAGAATACGGGGATGAATATGTCCGATTCGCCCTGGTCGAAAACTCCCATCGGATTAAACAGGCTATTCGCGGCATCAAAAAGGCTTTGAATAAAGGGTAA
- a CDS encoding homoserine dehydrogenase, which translates to MKTIQIGLIGFGTVGTGVVKILLEKEAFLSSLVGRPLKLKRIADLDINRDRGVLVPEGILVDQADQILNDPDISIVIELIGGLEPARSLILKALEKGKHVVTANKALLAHKGEEIFQKAGECKLDIGFEASVCGGIPVILALQQGLVANEIESILGIFNGTSNFILTRMTEDGLLYPEALKEAQQRGFAEADPTLDVEGMDTVHKLSILMHLAYGAPLNPEAIFVEGITRIGPLDIDFAREFGYGIKLLAICRKDGGFLEARVHPTMIPKGHMLANVKGAYNALYICGDSVGDILLYGQGAGMMPTGSAVVSDLVNIGRNINKGITQRIPPGFSAPGYKEKGLTLKPFTEVNTRYYFRFSALDRPGVLSKIAGILGAHKISIASVIQKGRKLEGPVPIVMLTHEAKESGVQKAIREIDRMEDITDQTVIVRVEN; encoded by the coding sequence ATGAAAACAATTCAAATCGGTTTAATCGGTTTTGGGACGGTAGGGACCGGGGTGGTCAAAATACTGCTTGAAAAAGAGGCCTTTCTTTCCTCCCTGGTCGGCAGGCCTTTGAAATTAAAAAGGATCGCCGATCTGGATATAAACCGGGACCGGGGGGTCCTGGTGCCTGAAGGCATTCTGGTGGATCAGGCCGATCAAATCCTCAATGACCCGGACATCTCGATCGTAATTGAACTGATCGGAGGTCTGGAACCGGCCAGGAGTTTAATTTTAAAGGCCCTGGAAAAAGGAAAACACGTCGTAACGGCCAACAAGGCCCTTCTGGCCCACAAAGGGGAGGAAATCTTCCAAAAGGCCGGAGAGTGTAAATTGGATATCGGTTTTGAGGCCAGTGTCTGCGGCGGCATCCCGGTTATTCTGGCCCTGCAGCAAGGGTTGGTGGCCAATGAAATCGAAAGCATCCTGGGGATCTTTAACGGGACCTCTAATTTTATCCTGACCCGGATGACCGAAGATGGACTGCTTTATCCGGAGGCCTTGAAAGAGGCCCAGCAAAGGGGGTTTGCCGAGGCCGACCCGACCCTGGATGTGGAAGGCATGGACACGGTTCATAAACTTTCTATTTTGATGCATTTGGCCTATGGGGCTCCATTGAATCCTGAGGCTATTTTTGTAGAGGGCATAACGCGAATCGGCCCTTTGGATATCGACTTTGCCCGGGAATTCGGTTATGGCATCAAGCTCCTGGCCATCTGCCGCAAGGATGGAGGCTTTTTGGAGGCCAGGGTCCATCCGACCATGATCCCCAAAGGACACATGCTGGCTAATGTCAAGGGGGCCTATAATGCCCTTTATATCTGCGGCGATTCGGTGGGAGATATTTTGCTTTACGGCCAGGGGGCCGGTATGATGCCGACCGGCAGTGCCGTGGTCAGTGATCTGGTCAATATAGGCCGAAATATTAACAAGGGGATCACCCAAAGGATCCCGCCGGGCTTTTCGGCCCCGGGTTATAAAGAAAAAGGGTTGACCTTAAAGCCCTTTACCGAGGTGAACACCCGTTATTATTTCCGGTTTTCCGCCCTGGATCGACCCGGAGTCCTTTCCAAAATAGCCGGTATTCTGGGGGCCCATAAGATCAGTATTGCTTCGGTAATCCAGAAGGGAAGAAAACTTGAAGGACCGGTCCCGATCGTCATGCTGACCCATGAGGCTAAAGAGTCCGGGGTCCAGAAGGCCATCCGGGAAATTGATCGTATGGAGGATATTACCGATCAAACCGTGATCGTCCGGGTGGAAAATTAA
- a CDS encoding cofactor-independent phosphoglycerate mutase has translation MSFTNRKYCILVGDGMGDYPQEALDGKTPLEAAQTPHMDRVASQGIMGWAQTVPPDCEPGSDIANLSLLGYDPSVYHTGRAPLEAISLGIRLGEEDVAFRCNLVHLDQRADDGVVMDSYSAGHITTEEAGLLIKDLNAFLAHPTRAFYPGVSYRHILVWNGADPLAKTLPPHDLTGQDVTNYLNSKGDLGPIVELIRRSWPFLEQHSINRSRKERDLLTANSIWLWGQGRTPAMPSFPERFGLRGGVISAVDLLKGIGLSAGLDALFVEGITGYLDTNYLGKAEKALTFLDDKDLVYVHVEAPDEASHEGSLEKKIQAIEAFDREVVGPVLKGLDRFEAYSLLIITDHFTPLQVMTHTREPVPLAVLHSEDRSGLFRKRGFSERSAFEGEVSFPKGDQLMSWFLGDRQGSGIGGQGSGVGERHFHSS, from the coding sequence ATGAGTTTTACAAACAGAAAATATTGCATTTTGGTCGGGGATGGCATGGGGGATTACCCCCAGGAGGCCCTGGACGGAAAAACTCCCCTGGAAGCGGCTCAGACCCCTCATATGGATAGAGTGGCCTCCCAGGGGATTATGGGTTGGGCCCAGACTGTTCCCCCTGATTGTGAACCGGGAAGTGATATCGCCAACCTCTCACTTTTGGGTTATGATCCATCGGTATACCATACCGGCCGTGCCCCGTTGGAGGCGATCAGTCTGGGGATCCGGTTAGGGGAGGAGGACGTGGCCTTCCGGTGTAATCTGGTGCATCTGGATCAGCGGGCCGATGATGGGGTGGTGATGGACTCCTATAGTGCCGGCCATATTACCACCGAGGAAGCCGGTCTTTTAATTAAAGACCTAAACGCCTTCCTGGCTCATCCCACCAGGGCCTTTTATCCCGGGGTCAGTTATCGCCATATCCTGGTTTGGAACGGGGCCGATCCATTGGCTAAAACGCTGCCCCCTCATGACCTGACCGGCCAGGATGTGACCAACTATTTGAATTCCAAAGGGGATTTGGGGCCGATTGTGGAACTGATCCGTCGTTCCTGGCCTTTTCTGGAGCAACACTCCATTAACAGGTCCAGAAAGGAGCGGGATTTGTTGACGGCCAACTCTATTTGGTTATGGGGCCAGGGAAGAACCCCGGCCATGCCTTCTTTCCCGGAAAGATTCGGTCTCCGTGGGGGAGTGATCTCGGCCGTTGATCTGCTGAAAGGGATTGGATTGTCGGCCGGTCTGGATGCCCTGTTTGTGGAAGGGATCACCGGCTATTTAGATACCAATTATCTGGGGAAGGCGGAGAAGGCCCTGACTTTCCTGGACGATAAAGACCTGGTCTATGTCCATGTGGAAGCACCGGATGAGGCTTCTCATGAGGGAAGTCTGGAGAAAAAGATCCAGGCCATCGAGGCCTTCGATCGGGAGGTGGTGGGACCGGTCCTCAAAGGGCTTGACCGATTCGAAGCCTATTCCCTGCTGATCATTACCGACCATTTTACCCCCCTTCAGGTGATGACCCACACCCGTGAACCGGTTCCTTTAGCGGTCCTGCACTCCGAAGACCGCTCCGGCCTTTTCCGGAAAAGGGGTTTTTCTGAAAGATCGGCTTTTGAGGGAGAGGTTTCCTTCCCAAAGGGAGATCAACTCATGTCCTGGTTTTTGGGGGACCGGCAGGGATCAGGGATCGGGGGTCAGGGATCGGGGGTCGGCGAAAGACATTTTCATTCTTCGTAG
- a CDS encoding acyl-CoA thioesterase, whose product MKYFQTTYRVIYGDVDSMQVAYYANYLRWFEIGRTELIRHLGLSYAEIESRGYRLPVTEAYCKYAKSARYDEILLINTGVGFIRKASMRFDYRIVNQENDLLVQGYTVHACLDRDGKLVRLPEALFPLLENWK is encoded by the coding sequence ATGAAATATTTCCAAACGACTTACCGGGTCATCTACGGCGATGTGGACTCCATGCAGGTGGCCTATTATGCCAATTATCTGCGCTGGTTCGAGATCGGCCGAACGGAGTTGATCCGGCATCTGGGACTTTCCTATGCCGAGATAGAGTCCAGGGGATATCGGTTGCCGGTGACCGAGGCCTACTGTAAATATGCCAAGTCGGCCCGTTATGATGAAATATTATTGATCAACACCGGGGTCGGTTTTATCCGAAAGGCTTCTATGCGCTTTGATTACCGGATAGTAAACCAGGAAAACGATTTGCTGGTTCAGGGATATACGGTCCATGCCTGTTTGGACCGGGACGGAAAACTGGTTCGACTCCCGGAAGCGCTATTTCCCCTTCTGGAAAATTGGAAATAA
- the rplU gene encoding 50S ribosomal protein L21, with the protein MYAIIQTGGKQYQVAPGDVIRIESLGGEKGDAVSIPKVLFVAREQDILVGKPYLEGVSVVGEILHQGRDRKILIFKHKRRKGYRKLVGHRQPYTQFKIKEIQGI; encoded by the coding sequence ATGTATGCCATTATTCAAACCGGGGGAAAACAATATCAAGTAGCCCCTGGAGACGTGATCCGAATCGAATCCCTGGGGGGAGAAAAAGGGGATGCGGTATCGATACCCAAGGTTTTATTCGTTGCCCGGGAGCAGGATATTTTAGTGGGTAAACCCTATTTGGAAGGGGTTTCCGTGGTGGGGGAAATTCTTCACCAGGGACGTGATCGAAAGATATTAATTTTTAAGCATAAAAGAAGAAAAGGGTATCGGAAATTGGTCGGACACCGGCAACCCTATACCCAGTTCAAAATAAAAGAAATTCAAGGGATTTAA
- the rpmA gene encoding 50S ribosomal protein L27: MAHKKAGGSSRNGRDSAGHRFGIKRYAGQRVKAGNILVRQVGTKFHPGENVGLGKDFTLFAKIEGVVTFERWGKDRKRISIY; this comes from the coding sequence ATGGCACATAAAAAAGCCGGCGGCAGTTCCAGAAACGGCCGGGACAGCGCGGGACATCGTTTTGGGATAAAGCGTTATGCCGGCCAGAGGGTCAAGGCCGGGAATATCCTGGTCCGACAGGTAGGCACCAAATTTCACCCCGGAGAAAATGTGGGTTTGGGGAAAGATTTCACCCTCTTTGCCAAAATAGAGGGTGTGGTGACCTTCGAGCGGTGGGGAAAAGATCGAAAAAGGATAAGCATTTATTAA